In a genomic window of Carassius carassius chromosome 43, fCarCar2.1, whole genome shotgun sequence:
- the znf800a gene encoding zinc finger protein 800a isoform X2, which translates to MEATNSEDQGSQTSDKCCQTETLQACCCQTTETPQEPCGKNPVHSIEPGDPPLLQQQLQTSKSGIHQIIECFRSGTAQLKHMLLKEVDTIFECKTCRSLFRGLPNLVTHKELYCCSRQPQSDEPSQGGQSQAIKELLQAIYPQKEQEKHVIQLEPIETNPNAVFQQVALVEIPDMPENPAPTPLTMIPVPVKKNHRKSILAPKKFQQSDFEEEIETEPEEPSVKEGQSCEEQINPEPVEGEEEEEESAASEIKEMKISCCICGKDFGSRRSVRRHCRKMHWQRMEELRKFTETRTVPISLLSMVKDKNTVEPPSSPGKSCPVCKKSFATKANVRRHFDEVHRGLKRDLITPDIATRPGQPLLLEARPPSPAKAPSSSVKQDKTQNNLTNCRCKLCKRKYSSQIMLRRHMRIVHKIPILENGSQKAESKHGRRDNIYHKKESLSKASEDDGYHGVSFDFKRIYCWLCKRQFSTSQNLGKHINELHTDGNDSIYIKFYRCPICRYESRRKRDVIRHITVVHKKSSRYLAKVMPALENRAVKKPADAVLGSTTKKTNSKEEDSGKHKTQDPLASSKSCQQDHLVSSKVKKQESSTSPNTRKHSALMSLNTGKHESPLTPNRQDKNLQASKNPHVTRSHNVIKGSPITRSQETCTEVRVTKNFSLHACDMCGRAFAKKVYLETHRRRHRTGIASGDKLQGRSTRSKALI; encoded by the exons ATGGAGGCTACTAACAGCGAAGATCAAGGAAGCCAGACTAGTGACAAATGCTGCCAGACTGAGACACTTCAGGCCTGCTGTTGCCAAACAACAGAAACCCCTCAAGAGCCTTGTGGCAAAAATCCAG tCCATTCGATTGAGCCCGGTGATCCACCCCTGCTTCAACAGCAGCTCCAGACCTCCAAGTCGGGAATTCATCAAATCATTGAGTGTTTTCGCTCAG GTACAGCTCAACTCAAACACATGCTGCTGAAGGAGGTTGACACCATATTTGAGTGCAAAACGTGTCGCAGTCTGTTCCGTGGTCTACCAAATCTGGTCACTCACAAGGAGCTCTACTGCTGTTCCCGACAACCTCAATCAGATG AGCCTTCACAAGGTGGGCAGAGCCAAGCTATCAAAGAACTTCTCCAAGCCATCTATCCGCagaaagaacaagaaaaacaTGTCATTCAGCTAGAGCCCATTGAGACGAACCCTAATGCCGTGTTCCAACAAGTGGCACTGGTGGAAATTCCCGACATGCCAGAAAACCCAGCCCCTACACCCCTGACTATGATCCCGGTACCTGTGAAGAAAAATCACCGCAAATCTATTTTGGCACCCAAAAAGTTCCAACAGTCAGATTTTGAAGAAGAGATTGAAACCGAACCTGAAGAACCTTCTGTTAAAGAAGGTCAGAGCTGCGAAGAGCAAATAAATCCTGAGCCGGTAGAAggggaggaagaagaagaggagagtGCCGCCTCTGAGATTAAGGAGATGAAGATCTCTTGCTGCATCTGCGGAAAAGACTTCGGCTCCAGACGCAGTGTTCGACGCCACTGCCGGAAGATGCACTGGCAGAGGATGGAGGAATTACGCAAATTTACAGAGACGCGCACAGTGCCTATCAGCCTGCTGTCTATGGTGAAGGACAAAAATACTGTTGAACCACCATCTTCTCCTGGAAAGAGTTGCCCAGTGTGCAAAAAGTCCTTTGCTACCAAGGCCAATGTTCGACGCCACTTTGACGAGGTCCATCGTGGTTTGAAGCGGGATTTGATCACCCCAGACATTGCCACAAGACCAGGCCAGCCTCTTTTACTTGAGGCTCGTCCTCCTTCTCCAGCGAAAGCACCAAGCTCTTCTGTGAAGCAAGATAAGACACAGAACAACCTGACAAACTGTCGCTGCAAGCTATGCAAACGCAAGTACAGCTCCCAAATAATGCTTAGGCGGCACATGCGAATCGTTCATAAGATCCCCATTCTAGAAAACGGCTCTCAGAAGGCCGAATCAAAGCACGGGAGAAGAGATAACATATACCACAAGAAAGAGTCTCTTTCGAAAGCTTCAGAAGATGATGGATACCATGGTGTGAGTTTTGACTTTAAGAGGATCTACTGCTGGTTGTGTAAACGTCAGTTCAGTACCAGTCAGAACCTGGGCAAGCATATTAACGAGCTGCACACCGATGGAAACGACAGCATATACATCAAGTTTTACCGATGCCCCATCTGCAGATACGAGTCACGCCGAAAGCGCGACGTCATTCGCCATATCACAGTGGTGCACAAGAAGTCATCACGTTATCTGGCTAAGGTTATGCCTGCCTTGGAGAACCGGGCAGTGAAGAAACCAGCTGATGCAGTCTTGGGCAGCACAACCAAGAAAACCAATTCAAAAGAAGAGGACAGCGGGAAGCATAAAACACAGGACCCACTTGCTTCTTCTAAAAGTTGTCAACAAGATCACCTTGTATCTTCCAAAGTGAAGAAACAAGAATCCTCAACATCTCCAAACACTCGAAAGCATTCCGCTCTAATGTCGCTCAACACAGGCAAACACGAGTCTCCGCTTACACCAAACAGACAAGACAAGAACCTTCAAGCGTCCAAGAACCCACATGTCACCCGCAGTCATAATGTTATCAAGGGGTCACCCATCACCAGAAGCCAGGAGACCTGCACGGAGGTTAGGGTAACGAAAAACTTTTCCCTTCACGCCTGTGATATGTGTGGCCGGGCATTTGCCAAAAAGGTTTACCTGGAGACGCACAGGCGGAGACACAGGACTGGCATCGCAAGTGGGGACAAATTACAAGGAAGAAGCACTCGATCAAAGGCCCTCATTTG A
- the znf800a gene encoding zinc finger protein 800a isoform X1, with translation MLVLPMASRVPAHMHPQSSIASQSDVCLYVYLGHPDVPVGCIRFNLETVCAGFGYGLFTLSSHIWPLVVPVCSRECEFNSLKFIKEASEMEATNSEDQGSQTSDKCCQTETLQACCCQTTETPQEPCGKNPVHSIEPGDPPLLQQQLQTSKSGIHQIIECFRSGTAQLKHMLLKEVDTIFECKTCRSLFRGLPNLVTHKELYCCSRQPQSDEPSQGGQSQAIKELLQAIYPQKEQEKHVIQLEPIETNPNAVFQQVALVEIPDMPENPAPTPLTMIPVPVKKNHRKSILAPKKFQQSDFEEEIETEPEEPSVKEGQSCEEQINPEPVEGEEEEEESAASEIKEMKISCCICGKDFGSRRSVRRHCRKMHWQRMEELRKFTETRTVPISLLSMVKDKNTVEPPSSPGKSCPVCKKSFATKANVRRHFDEVHRGLKRDLITPDIATRPGQPLLLEARPPSPAKAPSSSVKQDKTQNNLTNCRCKLCKRKYSSQIMLRRHMRIVHKIPILENGSQKAESKHGRRDNIYHKKESLSKASEDDGYHGVSFDFKRIYCWLCKRQFSTSQNLGKHINELHTDGNDSIYIKFYRCPICRYESRRKRDVIRHITVVHKKSSRYLAKVMPALENRAVKKPADAVLGSTTKKTNSKEEDSGKHKTQDPLASSKSCQQDHLVSSKVKKQESSTSPNTRKHSALMSLNTGKHESPLTPNRQDKNLQASKNPHVTRSHNVIKGSPITRSQETCTEVRVTKNFSLHACDMCGRAFAKKVYLETHRRRHRTGIASGDKLQGRSTRSKALI, from the exons ATGCTCGTGCTGCCGATGGCTTCGCGCGTGCCCGCACACATGCATCCACAATCTTCCATCGCAAGTCAGTCAGACGTGTGTTTATATGTCTATCTTGGTCATCCAGATGTTCCAGTTGGATGTATTCGCTTTAATTTGGAAACTGTGTGTGCTGGATTTGGGTATGGACTTTTTACGTTGTCCTCTCACATCTGGCCCCTTGTGGTCCCAGTGTGTTCTCGCGAATGCGAGTTTAACTCTTTAAAA tttataAAAGAGGCCTCTGAGATGGAGGCTACTAACAGCGAAGATCAAGGAAGCCAGACTAGTGACAAATGCTGCCAGACTGAGACACTTCAGGCCTGCTGTTGCCAAACAACAGAAACCCCTCAAGAGCCTTGTGGCAAAAATCCAG tCCATTCGATTGAGCCCGGTGATCCACCCCTGCTTCAACAGCAGCTCCAGACCTCCAAGTCGGGAATTCATCAAATCATTGAGTGTTTTCGCTCAG GTACAGCTCAACTCAAACACATGCTGCTGAAGGAGGTTGACACCATATTTGAGTGCAAAACGTGTCGCAGTCTGTTCCGTGGTCTACCAAATCTGGTCACTCACAAGGAGCTCTACTGCTGTTCCCGACAACCTCAATCAGATG AGCCTTCACAAGGTGGGCAGAGCCAAGCTATCAAAGAACTTCTCCAAGCCATCTATCCGCagaaagaacaagaaaaacaTGTCATTCAGCTAGAGCCCATTGAGACGAACCCTAATGCCGTGTTCCAACAAGTGGCACTGGTGGAAATTCCCGACATGCCAGAAAACCCAGCCCCTACACCCCTGACTATGATCCCGGTACCTGTGAAGAAAAATCACCGCAAATCTATTTTGGCACCCAAAAAGTTCCAACAGTCAGATTTTGAAGAAGAGATTGAAACCGAACCTGAAGAACCTTCTGTTAAAGAAGGTCAGAGCTGCGAAGAGCAAATAAATCCTGAGCCGGTAGAAggggaggaagaagaagaggagagtGCCGCCTCTGAGATTAAGGAGATGAAGATCTCTTGCTGCATCTGCGGAAAAGACTTCGGCTCCAGACGCAGTGTTCGACGCCACTGCCGGAAGATGCACTGGCAGAGGATGGAGGAATTACGCAAATTTACAGAGACGCGCACAGTGCCTATCAGCCTGCTGTCTATGGTGAAGGACAAAAATACTGTTGAACCACCATCTTCTCCTGGAAAGAGTTGCCCAGTGTGCAAAAAGTCCTTTGCTACCAAGGCCAATGTTCGACGCCACTTTGACGAGGTCCATCGTGGTTTGAAGCGGGATTTGATCACCCCAGACATTGCCACAAGACCAGGCCAGCCTCTTTTACTTGAGGCTCGTCCTCCTTCTCCAGCGAAAGCACCAAGCTCTTCTGTGAAGCAAGATAAGACACAGAACAACCTGACAAACTGTCGCTGCAAGCTATGCAAACGCAAGTACAGCTCCCAAATAATGCTTAGGCGGCACATGCGAATCGTTCATAAGATCCCCATTCTAGAAAACGGCTCTCAGAAGGCCGAATCAAAGCACGGGAGAAGAGATAACATATACCACAAGAAAGAGTCTCTTTCGAAAGCTTCAGAAGATGATGGATACCATGGTGTGAGTTTTGACTTTAAGAGGATCTACTGCTGGTTGTGTAAACGTCAGTTCAGTACCAGTCAGAACCTGGGCAAGCATATTAACGAGCTGCACACCGATGGAAACGACAGCATATACATCAAGTTTTACCGATGCCCCATCTGCAGATACGAGTCACGCCGAAAGCGCGACGTCATTCGCCATATCACAGTGGTGCACAAGAAGTCATCACGTTATCTGGCTAAGGTTATGCCTGCCTTGGAGAACCGGGCAGTGAAGAAACCAGCTGATGCAGTCTTGGGCAGCACAACCAAGAAAACCAATTCAAAAGAAGAGGACAGCGGGAAGCATAAAACACAGGACCCACTTGCTTCTTCTAAAAGTTGTCAACAAGATCACCTTGTATCTTCCAAAGTGAAGAAACAAGAATCCTCAACATCTCCAAACACTCGAAAGCATTCCGCTCTAATGTCGCTCAACACAGGCAAACACGAGTCTCCGCTTACACCAAACAGACAAGACAAGAACCTTCAAGCGTCCAAGAACCCACATGTCACCCGCAGTCATAATGTTATCAAGGGGTCACCCATCACCAGAAGCCAGGAGACCTGCACGGAGGTTAGGGTAACGAAAAACTTTTCCCTTCACGCCTGTGATATGTGTGGCCGGGCATTTGCCAAAAAGGTTTACCTGGAGACGCACAGGCGGAGACACAGGACTGGCATCGCAAGTGGGGACAAATTACAAGGAAGAAGCACTCGATCAAAGGCCCTCATTTG A